One window of Nymphaea colorata isolate Beijing-Zhang1983 chromosome 1, ASM883128v2, whole genome shotgun sequence genomic DNA carries:
- the LOC116249479 gene encoding pathogen-associated molecular patterns-induced protein A70-like, whose product MLEESIPAIWASMHSWFTPTVLFVLLNLVIGTIIATSSGAGQKSSGTGQKSGDKPLARPPSMMERVRSINLHKQTVEDVPAVTVTKPAEPEEISAVEEIFRDGGQSGDGVAALSTGGGDGAGADDGGAAEETPVRRRRMKKWASEKLPATTGLVKEEQPNRRGESVRGHRRVEEFDDDSGGEEVDAKADDFINRFKQQLQLQRMESIMRHKEMLNRGR is encoded by the coding sequence ATGCTGGAGGAGTCGATCCCCGCCATCTGGGCGTCCATGCACAGTTGGTTCACGCCAACCGTTCTGTTCGTGCTCCTCAACCTTGTTATCGGCACCATCATCGCCACCTCCAGCGGCGCCGGGCAGAAATCCAGCGGGACCGGGCAGAAATCAGGCGACAAGCCTCTGGCGAGACCCCCCTCCATGATGGAGCGCGTCCGGTCCATCAATCTCCATAAGCAAACCGTGGAAGATGTCCCGGCAGTTACGGTGACGAAGCCCGCCGAGCCGGAGGAGATATCGGCTGTAGAGGAGATCTTCCGAGACGGCGGGCAATCTGGGGATGGCGTTGCTGCGCTTAGTACTGGTGGCGGTGATGGTGCTGGGGCCGACGATGGCGGTGCTGCCGAAGAGACTCCGGTGAGACGTCGGAGGATGAAAAAGTGGGCGAGCGAGAAGTTGCCGGCCACCACCGGCTTGGTTAAGGAGGAGCAGCCCAATCGGCGGGGGGAGTCCGTGAGAGGCCACCGTAGGGTGGAAGAGTTCGACGATGATTCCGGCGGGGAGGAGGTGGACGCGAAGGCTGACGACTTCATCAACCGGTTCAAGCAGCAGCTGCAGTTGCAGAGGATGGAGTCGATCATGAGGCATAAGGAGATGCTCAACAGGGGCAGATAA
- the LOC116247357 gene encoding probable polyamine oxidase 5, giving the protein MVVAKKPRIVIIGAGMAGLAAANRLYAHAGSANLFELSIVEGSDRIGGRIYSSEFGGDRVEVGATWIHGIGGSPVYNIAQQAQALHSEIPWERMDGYPDKEITITEDGSTADPSLLSSISMLYRGLMDFAGERKIFNDTGVDHKIRIAEMAAERCRSNGFSKNGVSIGSFLRCGLDLYWSSMDTEAQKDLRKIEEDVFAMHENTERTYTSADDLTELDFEAESEYREFPDEEITIAKGYSTVVHSLASILPSGCIQLGRKVEKVVWTKDPTELAKDSHYPVSVWCSDGSVILADHVIVTVSLGVLKAETVTNSAGMFSPPLPLFKKEAISKLGFGVVNKLFLQLEPSLSVDDGEGFPCLQMVFDQKKLREKQNHDCGIPWWIKKTVSFCPIHKNSNVVLSWFAGKEALEMESLSDDEIIDGVSTTLSCLTLNSHKQCLKENERQLGKLRNAKIAKLLRSRWGTDPLFRGSYSYVAVGSSGEDMDLLAEPLPKMPRDNYVPSGSPLQLLFAGEATHRTHYSTTHGAYFSGIREASRLLQHYGWAGAP; this is encoded by the coding sequence ATGGTGGTGGCAAAGAAACCAAGAATCGTGATCATTGGAGCAGGAATGGCTGGCCTGGCTGCAGCAAACAGGCTTTAcgcccacgctggctccgcgaACCTGTTTGAGCTCAGCATAGTGGAAGGTAGCGATAGGATAGGAGGGAGGATCTATAGCTCGGAGTTTGGAGGTGACAGAGTAGAGGTTGGTGCTACCTGGATTCATGGCATAGGAGGAAGCCCAGTATACAACATAGCGCAGCAAGCGCAGGCCCTTCATTCTGAGATCCCATGGGAGAGAATGGATGGATATCCAGACAAGGAGATAACCATTACAGAAGATGGGTCCACTGCAGACCCTTCTCTCCTCAGCTCCATTTCAATGCTTTACAGAGGACTCATGGATTTTGCTGGGGAGAGGAAGATATTTAATGATACTGGTGTTGACCATAAGATTAGAATTGCAGAGATGGCTGCCGAGAGATGCAGGAGCAATGGGTTCTCTAAGAATGGGGTGAGCATAGGTTCCTTTCTACGCTGTGGATTGGACTTGTACTGGTCCTCGATGGACACTGAGGCACAGAAAGACCTGCGCAAGATTGAGGAGGATGTCTTTGCCATGCATGAAAATACAGAGCGCACCTATACCTCCGCTGATGATTTGACGGAACTAGATTTTGAGGCAGAGAGTGAGTACAGAGAGTTCCCAGATGAAGAGATCACTATAGCCAAGGGGTACTCTACTGTTGTCCATTCATTGGCATCTATCCTCCCTTCTGGTTGCATACAATTGGGCAGGAAGGTGGAGAAGGTGGTGTGGACGAAGGATCCAACCGAGCTAGCGAAGGATTCCCATTACCCCGTTTCTGTGTGGTGCAGTGATGGAAGTGTGATACTTGCTGACCATGTTATTGTAACTGTTTCATTAGGTGTCCTCAAGGCCGAGACAGTAACTAATTCTGCAGGTATGTTCAGCCCTCCTCTGCCTTTGTTCAAGAAAGAAGCAATCTCCAAACTGGGTTTTGGAGTAGTGAACAAGCTTTTTCTGCAACTAGAGCCATCTTTGTCTGTGGACGACGGCGAGGGCTTCCCCTGCCTGCAAATGGTTTTTGATCAAAAGAAgttgagagagaaacagaatCACGATTGCGGAATCCCATGGTGGATCAAGAAGACAGTTTCCTTCTGTCCTATACATAAGAACTCCAATGTTGTTCTTTCCTGGTTTGCTGGTAAAGAGGCTTTGGAGATGGAGTCCCTTAGTGATGATGAGATCATCGATGGTGTTTCCACAACACTATCCTGTCTTACTCTCAACTCCCATAAACAGTGCCTAAAGGAGAATGAGCGTCAACTTGGCAAGCTTCGCAATGCCAAGATTGCAAAATTGTTGCGTAGCAGATGGGGAACGGACCCATTGTTCAGAGGTTCCTATAGCTATGTAGCTGTAGGTTCAAGTGGGGAAGACATGGATTTGTTAGCAGAGCCATTGCCTAAGATGCCTAGAGATAATTACGTCCCCTCTGGTTCACCTCTGCAACTTCTGTTTGCAGGAGAAGCAACACACAGGACTCATTATTCCACCACCCATGGAGCCTACTTCAGTGGTATAAGAGAAGCAAGCAGACTCCTTCAACACTATGGTTGGGCAGGAGCTCCCTGA